In Harmonia axyridis chromosome X, icHarAxyr1.1, whole genome shotgun sequence, a single window of DNA contains:
- the LOC123685909 gene encoding G protein alpha i subunit has translation MGCAISTTGDKEATERSKKIDRDLRADGERAASEVKLLLLGAGESGKSTIVKQMKIIHETGYSIEECKLYKPVVYSNTIQSLMAIIRAMGQLRIDFGDPSKADIARQFFTFASAAEEGELTPELVALMKKLWQDSGVQLCFSRSREYQLNDSAAYYLNALDRISQPTYIPSQQDVLRTRVKTTGIVETHFSFKNLHFKMFDVGGQRSERKKWIHCFEGVTAIIFCVALSGYDLVLAEDEEMNRMVESMKLFDSICNSKWFVSTSIILFLNKKDLFKEKIARSPLTICFPEYTGSNTFEEASAYIRMKFENLNRRKDQKEIYTHLTCATDTSNIQFVFDAVTDVIIKNNLKDCGLLV, from the exons ATGGGTTGTGCCATAAGTACAACAGGGGACAAAGAAGCCACTGAAAGGTCCAAAAAAATCGACAGAGATCTTAGGGCAGATGGAGAAAGGGCTGCTAGTGAAGTTAAACTTTTACTATTAG GTGCTGGAGAGTCTGGAAAAAGTACGATCgttaaacaaatgaaaattatccatgaAACAGGCTACTCCATTGAAGAATGTAAACTTTACAAGCCTGTTGTCTACAGTAATACTATTCAAAGTCTTATGGCTATAATACGAGCAATGGGTCAGTTGAGAATTGACTTTGGAGATCCAAGTAAAGCT GATATAGCCAGGCAGTTTTTTACATTTGCAAGTGCAGCAGAGGAGGGAGAACTCACCCCAGAGCTAGTagcattaatgaaaaaattatggcAGGACTCTGGAGTTCAATTGTGCTTCTCACGTTCAAGGGAATATCAGTTGAATGATTCGGCCGCTTATTATCTCAATGCCTTAGACAGAATATCTCAACCTACATACATACCATCTCAGCAGGATGTTTTACGTACAAGAGTTAAAACTACAGGAATTGTTGAAACACATTTCTCTTTCAAAAACTTGCATTTCAA AATGTTTGATGTTGGTGGTCAACGCTCTGAGAGAAAAAAATGGATCCATTGTTTCGAAGGTGTAACAGCTATAATTTTTTGTGTTGCTCTGTCTg gTTATGATCTGGTACTAGCTGAAGATGAAGAAATGAACCGAATGGTAGAATCAATGAAGCTTTTCGATTCAATTTGCAACAGCAAGTGGTTTGTTAGCACTTCTATAATCTTATTCTTGAATAAGAAGGAtcttttcaaggaaaaaattgcCCGTAGTCCTCTAACTATTTGTTTTCCGGAATATACAGGCTCAAACACTTTTGAAGAGGCTTCAGCTTACATAaggatgaaatttgaaaacttgAATAGAAGAAAGGATCAAAAGGAAATATACACCCACTTAACATGTGCCACTGATACTTCTAACATTCAATTTGTATTTGATGCTGTCACTGACGTAATCATCAAGAACAATCTCAAAGATTGTGGCCTTCTTGTATAA
- the LOC123685979 gene encoding gelsolin-like, which produces MSEIPPEFENAGQNHGIEIWRIEDFNPVPYPKDQYGKFYEGDSYIILSTKIFENDAKEWNLHYWIGSKTSQDEAGAAAVLTVLLDESLGGVPIQYREVQEHESQLFISYFKNGVRYLPGGVKSGFHHVDPDSFEKKLYHVKGSRNVRVKQVDPSISSMNNGDCFILDAGKNIYVYEGTKSRRIERLKAVTAAQQIRDDDHAGHSKVEIIDESSSDREREEFFEILGSGSPSEVPSESNGGDDQQFEANQERTTSLYKVSDASGELEIEAVGEKPLLKSSLDTNDCFILDTIDSNIFIWIGKKCNTVEKTNAMKIAEKYLKSKNYPSWTHVQRIVEEAEPTAFTQYFKSWEGPRPFRSRVVREASSEEAEGWEARLFHASIKHNSMQFDVDQIFDFEQKDLNPDDVMILDLGTKVYLWIGKNASDQEKLKSEKLVTAYLGKFGRDEVPVITNNQEEEDEKFKKQFPSWSNDFWAMNL; this is translated from the exons ATGAGTGAAATTCCTCCAGAATTCGAAAATGCTGGTCAGAACCATGGTATAGAAATATGGAGAATTGAG GATTTCAACCCAGTTCCATACCCAAAGGATCAATATGGAAAATTCTATGAAGGAGACTCCTATATCATCTTATCT actaaaatttttgagaatgatgcAAAGGAATGGAATTTACACTACTGGATAGGATCAAAAACATCTCAG GATGAAGCTGGAGCTGCTGCAGTTCTAACAGTCCTACTGGACGAGTCACTAGGTGGTGTGCCAATTCAATACCGTGAAGTCCAAGAGCATGAATCACAACTCTTCATTTCCTATTTCAAGAATGGCGTTCGTTATCTACCAGGCGGTGTTAAATCAGGTTTCCATCACGTTGATCCAGATTCCTTCGAAAAGAAATTATACCATGTGAAGGGCTCAAGAAATGTGAGAGTGAAACAGGTGGATCCTAGCATTTCTTCGATGAATAATGGTGATTGTTTCATTCTGGATGCTGGCAAAAACATTTATGTTTATGAAGGCACTAAAAGCCGAAGAATTGAACGGTTGAAGGCTGTAACTGCTGCTCAACAAATACGAGATGACGATCATGCAGGACACTCTAAAGTGGAAATAATCG ATGAATCCAGTTCTGATAGGGAGAGAGAAGAGTTTTTCGAGATTCTTGGTTCTGGTTCGCCATCGGAGGTACCTTCAGAATCAAATGGAGGTGACGATCAACAATTTGAAGCCAACCAAGAACGAACAACATCCCTATACAAGGTGTCAGATGCTTCTGGCGAACTAGAAATCGAAGCAGTGGGAGAAAAACCTTTACTGAAATCATCATTAGACACCAATGACTGCTTCATTTTGGATACTATAGATTCCAATATCTTCATCTGGATAGGTAAAAAGTGCAACACCGTCGAAAAAACCAATGCTATGAAAATCGCGGAAAAGTACTTGAAATCCAAAAATTATCCTTCTTGGACACATGTTCAGAGGATTGTGGAAGAGGCTGAACCTACAGCTTTCACTCAATACTTCAAATCATGGGAGGGCCCAAGACCATTTAGGAGTAGAGTTGTACGTGAAGCTAGCAGTGAAGAAGCAGAAGGTTGGGAAGCAAGACTCTTTCACGCCTCGATCAAGCATAACAGCATGCAATTCGATGTAGATCAAATTTTCGATTTCGAACAAAAAGATCTCAATCCTGATGATGTTATGATTTTGGACCTTGGCACCAAAGTTTACTTATGGATCGGGAAAAATGCTAGTGaccaagaaaaactgaaaagCGAAAAATTAGTCACG GCATATTTGGGGAAATTTGGCAGAGATGAAGTTCCTGTAATAACAAACAACCAAGAAGAGGAAgacgaaaaattcaagaaacaatTTCCCTCTTGGAGTAATGATTTTTGGGCGATGAACCTATAA
- the LOC123686073 gene encoding SRSF protein kinase 1-like isoform X1 gives MEKNQIYYDYYCYANQTIHDYSRRVEYAQFDPVLYYVFSFAGIVVSIYFLNWSTEQGNWATSHPLLTLWTSWSYHRWYANYYAPIVEEETETNCNQIENNQAPTTRKQPTFRSASCCRLISVCSPKEIEEYDVGEIKEIADCENKSYPQQEDPAEYCPGGYMPISYKTILGDKYHVVRKLGYGHFSTVWLCENIVNKEYVAVKVCKSATVFTAVAQDEIKLLQCTRDKNPDHPGSRNIVQMLDFFNCRSINGNHTAIAFEIMGPSLLHLIIQSDYQGIHIPGIKTIVKQVLEGLVYLHDECNIIHTDIKPENILIKVKDSYVKKMVSTTKKFYDLGVLMPKSYVAADSWTDMCSPQEEEVNDETFEWTRNRSFPEDYNLGNGGPIRRSKEGTIKGAIWIDPNIEVKIADLGNACWDDHHFANEIQTKQYRALEVILDAGYSFPADMWSLGCVAFELATGEYLFNPKRYQRCSATADHLTLIWEVLDGIPPYITSKGRNAIRYFDNGRLRHVEDHYLKIWKIEDVLVDKYDWKRIDAIPFASFVESMIEPDPQLRITAAAALQSSWLNE, from the exons atggaaaaaaatcaaatatattacGATTATTATTGTTACGCCAATCAGACTATTCACGACTATAGCAGACGAGTTGAATATGCACAATTTGATCCGGTTTTGTATTATGTGTTCAGTTTTGCAGGGATAGTTGTAAGCATCTACTTTTTAAACTGGTCCAC TGAACAAGGCAATTGGGCAACTTCTCATCCCTTATTGACGTTGTGGACCAGTTGGTCATATCACAGGTGGTACGCGAATTACTACGCTCCCATTGTAGAAGAAGAAACCGAAACAAATTGTAACCAAATCGAAAATAATCAAGCTCCAACCACTAGGAAACAACCTACCTTTCGATCGGCCTCGTGTTGTAGACTAATATCAGT GTGTTCTCCGAAAGAGATAGAAGAATACGATGTAGGAGAGATTAAAGAAATAGCGGATTGCGAAAATAAGTCCTACCCCCAGCAGGAGGATCCTGCGGAGTACTGCCCTGGAGGGTATATGCCTATAAGTTACAAAACAATCCTAGGAGATAAATATCACGTAGTACGAAAACTTGGGTATGGCCATTTCTCCACAGTGTGGCTATGCGAGAATATAGT gaACAAAGAATATGTGGCTGTCAAGGTATGCAAATCAGCAACTGTATTTACAGCAGTGGCAcaggatgaaataaaattgctacAATGTACAAGGGATAAGAATCCTGATCATCCTGGTAGTAGAAATATTGTACAAatgttagattttttcaactgTCGTAGTATAAACGGCAATCATACTGCCATCGCCTTCGAAATAATGGGGCCAAGCCTATTGCATCTAATTATTCAGAGCGACTACCAAGGGATTCACATACCTGGTATCAAAACTATAGTCAAGCAG gtaCTAGAAGGGCTTGTCTACCTTCACGACGAATGTAACATAATCCATACCGATATAAAGCCAGAAAATATTCTGATCAAAGTTAAGGATTCTTATGTTAAGAAAATGGTTAGCACTACAAAGAAATTTTATGACCTGGGTGTTCTGATGCCAAAATCATATG TTGCAGCTGATAGCTGGACTGATATGTGTAGTCCACAAGAAGAAGAGGTGAACGATGAAACTTTTGAATGGACAAGAAATAGGTCATTCCCAGAAGATTATAATTTAGGAAACGGTGGTCCCATAAGAAGATCTAAGGAAGGCACAATCAAAGGTGCCATCTGGATAGACCCTAATATCGAAGTGAAAATAGCTGATCTTGGCAATGCTTGCTGGGAT GACCACCATTTTGCGAACGAAATACAAACGAAACAATACCGAGCCTTAGAAGTGATACTGGATGCTGGCTATAGCTTCCCAGCAGACATGTGGTCTTTAGGATGCGTCGCTTTTGAACTAGCTACAGGAGAGTACCTCTTCAATCCCAAGAGATATCAACGTTGTTCAGCAACTGCTGATCATCTCACCTTAATCTGGGAAGTCCTTGATGGAATACCTCCTTACATAACATCAAAAGGCCGCAACGCAATACGATACTTCGATAACGGCAGACTAAGACACGTTGAAGACCATTACCTCAAGATTTGGAAGATAGAAGATGTTCTTGTTGATAAATACGACTGGAAGAGGATAGATGCCATCCCATTTGCGTCCTTCGTGGAGTCTATGATAGAGCCCGATCCTCAACTGAGGATAACAGCTGCTGCAGCTCTTCAGTCCAGTTGGTTGAATGAATAG
- the LOC123686073 gene encoding SRSF protein kinase 1-like isoform X3, with product MPSTREMEKSSYTFLCSPKEIEEYDVGEIKEIADCENKSYPQQEDPAEYCPGGYMPISYKTILGDKYHVVRKLGYGHFSTVWLCENIVNKEYVAVKVCKSATVFTAVAQDEIKLLQCTRDKNPDHPGSRNIVQMLDFFNCRSINGNHTAIAFEIMGPSLLHLIIQSDYQGIHIPGIKTIVKQVLEGLVYLHDECNIIHTDIKPENILIKVKDSYVKKMVSTTKKFYDLGVLMPKSYVAADSWTDMCSPQEEEVNDETFEWTRNRSFPEDYNLGNGGPIRRSKEGTIKGAIWIDPNIEVKIADLGNACWDDHHFANEIQTKQYRALEVILDAGYSFPADMWSLGCVAFELATGEYLFNPKRYQRCSATADHLTLIWEVLDGIPPYITSKGRNAIRYFDNGRLRHVEDHYLKIWKIEDVLVDKYDWKRIDAIPFASFVESMIEPDPQLRITAAAALQSSWLNE from the exons GTGTTCTCCGAAAGAGATAGAAGAATACGATGTAGGAGAGATTAAAGAAATAGCGGATTGCGAAAATAAGTCCTACCCCCAGCAGGAGGATCCTGCGGAGTACTGCCCTGGAGGGTATATGCCTATAAGTTACAAAACAATCCTAGGAGATAAATATCACGTAGTACGAAAACTTGGGTATGGCCATTTCTCCACAGTGTGGCTATGCGAGAATATAGT gaACAAAGAATATGTGGCTGTCAAGGTATGCAAATCAGCAACTGTATTTACAGCAGTGGCAcaggatgaaataaaattgctacAATGTACAAGGGATAAGAATCCTGATCATCCTGGTAGTAGAAATATTGTACAAatgttagattttttcaactgTCGTAGTATAAACGGCAATCATACTGCCATCGCCTTCGAAATAATGGGGCCAAGCCTATTGCATCTAATTATTCAGAGCGACTACCAAGGGATTCACATACCTGGTATCAAAACTATAGTCAAGCAG gtaCTAGAAGGGCTTGTCTACCTTCACGACGAATGTAACATAATCCATACCGATATAAAGCCAGAAAATATTCTGATCAAAGTTAAGGATTCTTATGTTAAGAAAATGGTTAGCACTACAAAGAAATTTTATGACCTGGGTGTTCTGATGCCAAAATCATATG TTGCAGCTGATAGCTGGACTGATATGTGTAGTCCACAAGAAGAAGAGGTGAACGATGAAACTTTTGAATGGACAAGAAATAGGTCATTCCCAGAAGATTATAATTTAGGAAACGGTGGTCCCATAAGAAGATCTAAGGAAGGCACAATCAAAGGTGCCATCTGGATAGACCCTAATATCGAAGTGAAAATAGCTGATCTTGGCAATGCTTGCTGGGAT GACCACCATTTTGCGAACGAAATACAAACGAAACAATACCGAGCCTTAGAAGTGATACTGGATGCTGGCTATAGCTTCCCAGCAGACATGTGGTCTTTAGGATGCGTCGCTTTTGAACTAGCTACAGGAGAGTACCTCTTCAATCCCAAGAGATATCAACGTTGTTCAGCAACTGCTGATCATCTCACCTTAATCTGGGAAGTCCTTGATGGAATACCTCCTTACATAACATCAAAAGGCCGCAACGCAATACGATACTTCGATAACGGCAGACTAAGACACGTTGAAGACCATTACCTCAAGATTTGGAAGATAGAAGATGTTCTTGTTGATAAATACGACTGGAAGAGGATAGATGCCATCCCATTTGCGTCCTTCGTGGAGTCTATGATAGAGCCCGATCCTCAACTGAGGATAACAGCTGCTGCAGCTCTTCAGTCCAGTTGGTTGAATGAATAG
- the LOC123686073 gene encoding SRSF protein kinase 1-like isoform X2, whose translation MEKNQIYYDYYCYANQTIHDYSRRVEYAQFDPVLYYVFSFAGIVVSIYFLNWSTWSYHRWYANYYAPIVEEETETNCNQIENNQAPTTRKQPTFRSASCCRLISVCSPKEIEEYDVGEIKEIADCENKSYPQQEDPAEYCPGGYMPISYKTILGDKYHVVRKLGYGHFSTVWLCENIVNKEYVAVKVCKSATVFTAVAQDEIKLLQCTRDKNPDHPGSRNIVQMLDFFNCRSINGNHTAIAFEIMGPSLLHLIIQSDYQGIHIPGIKTIVKQVLEGLVYLHDECNIIHTDIKPENILIKVKDSYVKKMVSTTKKFYDLGVLMPKSYVAADSWTDMCSPQEEEVNDETFEWTRNRSFPEDYNLGNGGPIRRSKEGTIKGAIWIDPNIEVKIADLGNACWDDHHFANEIQTKQYRALEVILDAGYSFPADMWSLGCVAFELATGEYLFNPKRYQRCSATADHLTLIWEVLDGIPPYITSKGRNAIRYFDNGRLRHVEDHYLKIWKIEDVLVDKYDWKRIDAIPFASFVESMIEPDPQLRITAAAALQSSWLNE comes from the exons atggaaaaaaatcaaatatattacGATTATTATTGTTACGCCAATCAGACTATTCACGACTATAGCAGACGAGTTGAATATGCACAATTTGATCCGGTTTTGTATTATGTGTTCAGTTTTGCAGGGATAGTTGTAAGCATCTACTTTTTAAACTGGTCCAC TTGGTCATATCACAGGTGGTACGCGAATTACTACGCTCCCATTGTAGAAGAAGAAACCGAAACAAATTGTAACCAAATCGAAAATAATCAAGCTCCAACCACTAGGAAACAACCTACCTTTCGATCGGCCTCGTGTTGTAGACTAATATCAGT GTGTTCTCCGAAAGAGATAGAAGAATACGATGTAGGAGAGATTAAAGAAATAGCGGATTGCGAAAATAAGTCCTACCCCCAGCAGGAGGATCCTGCGGAGTACTGCCCTGGAGGGTATATGCCTATAAGTTACAAAACAATCCTAGGAGATAAATATCACGTAGTACGAAAACTTGGGTATGGCCATTTCTCCACAGTGTGGCTATGCGAGAATATAGT gaACAAAGAATATGTGGCTGTCAAGGTATGCAAATCAGCAACTGTATTTACAGCAGTGGCAcaggatgaaataaaattgctacAATGTACAAGGGATAAGAATCCTGATCATCCTGGTAGTAGAAATATTGTACAAatgttagattttttcaactgTCGTAGTATAAACGGCAATCATACTGCCATCGCCTTCGAAATAATGGGGCCAAGCCTATTGCATCTAATTATTCAGAGCGACTACCAAGGGATTCACATACCTGGTATCAAAACTATAGTCAAGCAG gtaCTAGAAGGGCTTGTCTACCTTCACGACGAATGTAACATAATCCATACCGATATAAAGCCAGAAAATATTCTGATCAAAGTTAAGGATTCTTATGTTAAGAAAATGGTTAGCACTACAAAGAAATTTTATGACCTGGGTGTTCTGATGCCAAAATCATATG TTGCAGCTGATAGCTGGACTGATATGTGTAGTCCACAAGAAGAAGAGGTGAACGATGAAACTTTTGAATGGACAAGAAATAGGTCATTCCCAGAAGATTATAATTTAGGAAACGGTGGTCCCATAAGAAGATCTAAGGAAGGCACAATCAAAGGTGCCATCTGGATAGACCCTAATATCGAAGTGAAAATAGCTGATCTTGGCAATGCTTGCTGGGAT GACCACCATTTTGCGAACGAAATACAAACGAAACAATACCGAGCCTTAGAAGTGATACTGGATGCTGGCTATAGCTTCCCAGCAGACATGTGGTCTTTAGGATGCGTCGCTTTTGAACTAGCTACAGGAGAGTACCTCTTCAATCCCAAGAGATATCAACGTTGTTCAGCAACTGCTGATCATCTCACCTTAATCTGGGAAGTCCTTGATGGAATACCTCCTTACATAACATCAAAAGGCCGCAACGCAATACGATACTTCGATAACGGCAGACTAAGACACGTTGAAGACCATTACCTCAAGATTTGGAAGATAGAAGATGTTCTTGTTGATAAATACGACTGGAAGAGGATAGATGCCATCCCATTTGCGTCCTTCGTGGAGTCTATGATAGAGCCCGATCCTCAACTGAGGATAACAGCTGCTGCAGCTCTTCAGTCCAGTTGGTTGAATGAATAG